A portion of the Bacillus sp. es.034 genome contains these proteins:
- a CDS encoding TRAP transporter permease, which yields MEKDKEFESLTAEQQQELLEKYDPESSTRKFHHGIFKWIIFFGLLAFSLFQLVASIFQFIPRQLLLSIHLGFALSLVFLLFPARKKNLKKDKIAWYDVVLSVISIGIGAYWPIMQDDIVSRVGLMTSLDFYVGFAAMILVLEATRRAVGLPITIIASAFILYMYYGRLMPGFLAHRGYDWDDIVKTMFFTSEGILGTPLYVSATFIFLFLLFGAFLVKTGVGQYFNDLAVSIAGKRVGGPAKVAIFSSALQGTISGSSVANVVTSGSFTIPMMKKLGYRKEFAGGVEAAASTGGQLMPPIMGAAAFLMVEFIGGISYWDIAKAASIPAVLYFTGIWIMTHFEAKRIGLRGLSDEEMPNRKEVFKKIYLLLPILTVIILLVSGMSVMRAALWSIVATIVISAIRKDTRIGFKDAVDALVDGARTALSVAVATAAAGMIVGVVTKTGLGLTLANGLVDLAADLTNTTEGKLILTLIFTMIASIVLGMGSPTTANYVITSTIAAPAIILLGAPELAAHLFVFYFGIIADITPPVALAAFAAAGVSGGEPIRTGVNSAKLAIAAFIIPYMFVLSPELLMIDTTIPRLLWVVFTAVTGMMAIGAGMIGYWYRRVFVIERLLCVAAGLLLIYPEGMSDIIGLVLFGIMLALQFFIKREDKTPTKATA from the coding sequence TTGGAAAAAGATAAAGAATTTGAATCATTGACTGCAGAACAACAACAAGAGTTACTAGAGAAATATGATCCCGAATCATCTACAAGAAAATTCCATCACGGGATATTTAAATGGATCATATTCTTCGGATTATTGGCATTTTCATTATTTCAATTAGTCGCATCCATCTTTCAATTCATCCCTAGGCAATTATTGTTATCCATTCACTTAGGGTTCGCACTTTCTTTAGTGTTCCTCTTATTCCCTGCCCGGAAGAAGAATCTGAAGAAGGATAAGATCGCCTGGTATGACGTTGTTCTTTCAGTCATCTCGATTGGGATCGGTGCTTATTGGCCGATCATGCAGGATGACATCGTCAGCAGGGTGGGATTAATGACCTCCCTTGATTTCTATGTCGGTTTCGCTGCCATGATCCTTGTACTTGAAGCAACCCGTCGTGCAGTAGGGTTGCCGATTACCATCATTGCTTCTGCCTTCATCCTGTATATGTATTATGGCAGATTGATGCCTGGATTCCTTGCCCACAGAGGATATGACTGGGACGATATCGTGAAAACGATGTTCTTTACAAGTGAAGGGATCCTTGGTACGCCCCTATATGTATCAGCCACCTTCATCTTCCTGTTCCTGTTATTCGGAGCGTTCCTGGTGAAAACCGGCGTCGGACAATATTTCAATGATTTGGCCGTGTCCATTGCCGGGAAACGTGTCGGAGGTCCCGCAAAGGTTGCCATTTTCTCCAGTGCCCTTCAAGGGACGATCAGTGGGAGTTCGGTCGCAAACGTCGTGACTTCAGGTTCTTTCACGATTCCTATGATGAAGAAGCTTGGGTACCGTAAAGAGTTTGCCGGCGGGGTAGAGGCTGCTGCGTCGACAGGTGGTCAGCTGATGCCTCCAATCATGGGAGCTGCCGCTTTCCTTATGGTCGAGTTTATCGGTGGGATTTCCTATTGGGATATTGCGAAAGCTGCCTCGATTCCTGCCGTCCTCTATTTTACCGGGATTTGGATCATGACTCACTTTGAAGCGAAGCGTATCGGTCTTCGTGGATTATCAGATGAAGAAATGCCCAACCGTAAAGAAGTATTTAAGAAGATTTATCTGCTGCTTCCGATACTGACGGTCATCATTCTGTTGGTAAGCGGGATGAGTGTCATGCGGGCTGCACTGTGGTCGATTGTTGCCACTATCGTCATCAGTGCCATACGAAAAGATACAAGGATCGGTTTCAAGGATGCTGTGGATGCCCTTGTTGACGGCGCCAGAACTGCCTTGTCTGTAGCCGTGGCGACAGCTGCCGCCGGTATGATCGTCGGTGTTGTAACGAAAACGGGGTTAGGATTGACACTGGCAAATGGATTGGTGGATCTGGCTGCAGATCTGACCAATACAACAGAAGGCAAGCTGATCCTAACATTGATCTTCACGATGATCGCGTCGATCGTACTCGGTATGGGTTCCCCGACAACGGCGAACTATGTCATTACATCCACCATCGCTGCTCCAGCGATCATATTATTAGGAGCACCTGAGTTAGCGGCTCACTTATTTGTGTTTTACTTCGGGATCATTGCTGATATCACGCCTCCAGTGGCACTTGCGGCATTCGCAGCAGCCGGGGTATCGGGAGGGGAACCGATAAGGACAGGGGTCAATTCCGCTAAATTGGCCATCGCCGCCTTTATCATCCCTTATATGTTCGTCCTGTCACCTGAACTGTTAATGATCGATACAACCATTCCGAGATTACTATGGGTCGTCTTTACGGCCGTAACGGGAATGATGGCAATCGGGGCAGGTATGATCGGGTATTGGTACCGACGAGTGTTCGTCATAGAACGTCTACTTTGCGTAGCAGCCGGATTATTACTGATTTATCCAGAGGGTATGTCGGACATTATCGGTCTGGTGTTATTCGGCATCATGCTTGCGCTGCAATTCTTTATTAAGAGAGAAGATAAAACACCAACAAAAGCAACGGCATAA
- a CDS encoding DUF1850 domain-containing protein, with protein sequence MKKFSFIGAILLILCVGIILFIPLQTFLVIEPRSTTGDPVLFSLPEDHSFSVRYTHSIHLSEVEEFYHQTSANQIQQTQLLYEDTAIGMPANAEGNETFEVTKEGKYLISNMDKVFPFIDIRIGQVVANHRLVMDEKEYPLADYFDKGSVVRVQIMKQSLYDQWKGVTVVGKR encoded by the coding sequence ATGAAGAAATTTTCATTCATAGGTGCGATTCTCCTTATTCTTTGTGTCGGAATCATCCTTTTTATACCCTTACAAACTTTTTTAGTGATAGAACCGAGGAGTACTACGGGGGACCCGGTCCTTTTCAGTCTTCCTGAGGATCATTCATTTTCGGTTCGCTATACACACTCTATTCATTTATCAGAAGTAGAGGAATTTTACCATCAAACATCTGCCAATCAAATTCAACAAACCCAATTACTCTATGAAGATACTGCCATTGGAATGCCGGCCAATGCAGAGGGCAATGAAACCTTTGAAGTGACGAAGGAAGGCAAATATTTAATTTCTAATATGGATAAAGTGTTCCCATTCATTGATATCCGGATCGGACAGGTCGTCGCCAATCACCGCCTTGTGATGGACGAAAAGGAATATCCTTTAGCCGACTATTTTGATAAAGGCTCCGTCGTTCGCGTTCAAATTATGAAACAATCACTTTATGACCAGTGGAAAGGAGTGACTGTAGTTGGAAAAAGATAA
- a CDS encoding TAXI family TRAP transporter solute-binding subunit, which yields MKKRSLFLSTALLLVLSVVLAACGGGSGGGSSSDGEGNKEVDFIGIATGGTGGTYYPLGGTFAKIIEDETGIKSSASTSGASAENMAAVKDGKTEIAFTQTDIASYASEGTEMFKDNKVENARGIATLYPETIQIVTTKDSGIKSVEDLKGKVVSVGEAGSGTLLNATQILEVHGIKLEDLEARNLSFDDSTTGIQDGTIDAAFITSGTPTGAVEGLAATEDITIVPVESDKVSELIEKYPYYSEDEIPAGTYSKVDEAVTTVAVRAMLVTNADISEDVIYDVTKAIFENTDKITHAKGKLIKAEDGLKGMGIELHPGAKKYFDEKGISME from the coding sequence ATGAAAAAACGCAGTTTATTTCTAAGCACTGCACTACTTCTAGTTCTATCTGTCGTTCTTGCTGCATGTGGCGGCGGATCAGGTGGAGGTTCATCATCTGATGGTGAAGGTAACAAAGAGGTTGACTTCATTGGAATTGCTACAGGTGGAACAGGGGGTACATATTACCCGTTGGGCGGAACATTCGCTAAGATTATCGAAGATGAAACCGGAATCAAGTCTTCAGCATCCACTTCAGGTGCATCTGCTGAGAATATGGCCGCTGTGAAAGACGGCAAAACTGAAATCGCTTTTACACAAACGGATATTGCATCTTACGCGTCTGAAGGTACAGAAATGTTCAAGGACAACAAGGTAGAGAACGCAAGAGGTATTGCGACACTATATCCAGAAACAATCCAGATCGTGACAACGAAGGATTCAGGTATCAAATCAGTGGAAGATCTAAAAGGGAAAGTCGTTTCTGTAGGTGAAGCTGGATCTGGTACCTTACTGAATGCCACTCAAATCCTTGAGGTTCATGGTATTAAGCTGGAAGACTTAGAAGCTCGTAATCTATCATTTGATGATTCAACGACTGGGATCCAGGATGGCACGATCGATGCTGCATTCATCACATCGGGTACTCCTACTGGAGCGGTTGAAGGTCTGGCTGCGACAGAAGACATCACAATCGTACCTGTTGAGTCAGATAAAGTCAGCGAATTGATCGAGAAGTATCCTTACTACTCAGAAGATGAAATCCCGGCTGGAACTTACAGTAAAGTGGATGAAGCTGTGACAACCGTTGCCGTTCGTGCCATGCTTGTGACGAACGCCGACATTTCTGAAGATGTCATCTACGATGTAACAAAAGCCATTTTTGAAAACACGGATAAAATCACCCACGCCAAAGGGAAGCTGATCAAAGCTGAAGATGGACTTAAAGGTATGGGAATCGAATTACATCCTGGTGCAAAGAAATACTTTGATGAAAAAGGAATTTCAATGGAATAG
- a CDS encoding phosphatidylglycerophosphatase A: protein MNKPVHSRDVTKAALQRLKDRGVTIEDIAEIVFEMQYPYNHELTMDDCIDSVKRVLLKREIQHAILVGVELDQLAEEKKLSEPLQSIVETDEGLFGVDETIALGAALGYGSIAVTTFGHLDKNKIGIIRELDTKNGKGVHTFLDDIVASIAANASSRIAHSLRDREENISEEDKLKFEDEELIG from the coding sequence ATGAATAAACCTGTTCATTCAAGAGATGTTACCAAAGCTGCACTCCAAAGATTGAAAGATCGGGGAGTGACCATAGAAGATATAGCCGAGATCGTCTTTGAAATGCAGTATCCATATAATCATGAGCTTACGATGGACGATTGTATTGATAGTGTGAAAAGAGTCTTATTAAAAAGGGAGATACAGCATGCCATCCTTGTCGGGGTGGAATTGGATCAGCTGGCTGAAGAGAAGAAGCTTTCTGAACCTCTTCAATCAATCGTGGAAACGGATGAGGGCTTGTTTGGAGTCGATGAGACCATCGCACTGGGGGCTGCCCTTGGATATGGAAGCATAGCCGTGACCACTTTTGGTCATCTTGACAAAAATAAGATAGGCATCATCCGTGAATTGGATACGAAAAACGGAAAGGGTGTCCATACCTTTTTAGATGATATTGTAGCAAGCATCGCTGCAAATGCATCTTCAAGGATTGCCCATAGCTTGAGGGACCGTGAAGAGAATATTTCCGAAGAAGATAAGTTGAAGTTTGAGGACGAGGAATTAATCGGCTGA
- a CDS encoding esterase family protein codes for MTTVRGTVTELNLFSKELNEEMKMLVYLPATYSPLYKYTLLIAQDGKDYFQLGRIPRLADELLSKKEIENMIIVGVPYKDVEDRRRKYHPHGEENDAYIRFLAHELVPYLDEHYPTYHIGMGRALIGDSLGATVSLMTALKYPNTFGKVLLQSPFVNEKVLDAVEDFTQPHLLSIYHIIGKQETEVKTTDGKVKDFLKPNRQLHETFDQKGFSSFYDEFDGDHTWKHWQPDLKRALKLMF; via the coding sequence ATGACAACTGTAAGAGGAACTGTAACCGAATTAAACCTCTTTAGCAAAGAATTAAACGAAGAGATGAAGATGCTGGTTTATTTACCGGCAACCTACTCTCCCCTTTATAAATACACCCTGCTCATTGCACAGGATGGCAAAGATTACTTCCAGCTGGGAAGGATCCCCCGACTCGCGGATGAACTGCTTTCAAAAAAGGAAATCGAAAATATGATCATAGTGGGGGTCCCATACAAGGACGTAGAGGATCGCAGACGGAAATATCATCCCCACGGTGAGGAAAACGATGCGTATATCCGCTTTCTGGCACATGAACTGGTCCCCTATTTAGATGAGCATTATCCGACTTATCATATAGGGATGGGACGTGCCCTTATCGGAGATTCATTGGGTGCAACCGTGTCTTTGATGACTGCATTGAAATACCCGAACACATTTGGCAAGGTTCTCCTTCAATCTCCATTCGTCAACGAAAAAGTCCTTGATGCCGTGGAAGACTTCACACAGCCTCATCTGCTTAGCATTTACCATATAATAGGCAAGCAGGAAACCGAAGTGAAAACGACAGATGGAAAAGTTAAGGACTTCTTGAAACCAAACCGACAGCTTCATGAAACATTCGATCAAAAAGGATTCAGTTCCTTTTACGATGAATTCGACGGGGACCACACATGGAAGCATTGGCAGCCTGATTTAAAACGTGCATTGAAGTTGATGTTTTAG
- a CDS encoding YjcG family protein yields the protein MNYGIVIFPSKKLQDIANSYRKRYDPHYALVPPHLTLKNVFSADDDQIKDIAGKLSVISKKYDPFNLKVYKVSSFQPVNNVIYFKVESNPELQGLHDDMHHQNFMGDEPEFAFVPHITIAQKLSNDEHSDIFGSLSMLGIDHEETIDRFHLLYQLENGSWTVYETFRLGKEQ from the coding sequence ATGAATTATGGTATAGTCATTTTCCCATCGAAAAAGCTTCAAGATATCGCGAACTCTTATAGGAAACGCTATGATCCTCATTACGCATTGGTTCCGCCGCATTTGACATTGAAAAATGTCTTTAGTGCAGACGACGATCAAATTAAAGATATCGCAGGAAAGCTTTCCGTGATTTCCAAGAAATACGATCCATTTAATTTAAAGGTGTACAAAGTAAGTTCCTTTCAACCTGTAAACAATGTGATTTATTTCAAAGTCGAGTCAAATCCTGAACTACAAGGGTTGCACGATGACATGCATCATCAGAACTTCATGGGTGACGAACCGGAGTTCGCTTTCGTTCCTCACATCACGATCGCCCAGAAGCTTTCCAATGATGAACATTCGGATATTTTCGGCTCATTGAGCATGCTCGGGATCGATCACGAGGAAACAATCGACCGTTTCCACTTACTTTATCAGTTAGAGAACGGCTCCTGGACCGTATACGAAACGTTCCGATTAGGGAAGGAACAGTAA
- a CDS encoding GNAT family N-acetyltransferase, which produces MNVEVAKSEDQIQEVFHIRKKVFVEEQHVPLEEEIDEYENESTHFVLYAEDKAVGAGRFRILDGVGKVERICVLKSIRGKGAGRELMLAIEEYAKRQPLSQLKLNAQTYAIPFYEGLGYQVTSDEFLDAGIPHKTMKKTI; this is translated from the coding sequence GTGAATGTCGAAGTTGCCAAGTCAGAAGATCAGATCCAAGAGGTATTCCATATACGAAAGAAGGTCTTTGTAGAGGAACAGCACGTTCCCCTGGAAGAAGAAATCGATGAGTATGAAAACGAATCCACCCATTTCGTTCTCTATGCTGAGGACAAAGCGGTCGGGGCTGGGCGGTTTCGCATTCTAGATGGAGTTGGAAAAGTAGAAAGGATCTGTGTCCTTAAATCCATCAGGGGGAAAGGTGCAGGGCGTGAATTAATGCTTGCGATAGAAGAGTATGCGAAGCGGCAGCCATTATCACAATTGAAATTAAATGCCCAAACCTATGCCATTCCTTTTTACGAAGGATTGGGATATCAGGTTACTTCCGATGAATTCCTCGATGCCGGCATCCCTCATAAAACCATGAAAAAAACCATTTGA